From Halapricum desulfuricans, a single genomic window includes:
- a CDS encoding DUF7550 family protein, translating to MDEPTTPEGTYDPGNVSLPSRAPPLRSTAPQSPFTAGQVATGAVVLAIGLAVVFGVPLALA from the coding sequence ATGGACGAACCAACGACCCCAGAGGGGACGTACGATCCGGGAAACGTCTCGTTGCCGTCGCGAGCGCCACCGCTCCGGAGCACGGCACCGCAGAGCCCGTTTACGGCCGGCCAGGTCGCGACCGGTGCGGTCGTGCTCGCGATCGGGCTCGCTGTCGTGTTCGGCGTGCCGCTGGCGCTGGCGTGA